Proteins encoded within one genomic window of Cucumis sativus cultivar 9930 chromosome 3, Cucumber_9930_V3, whole genome shotgun sequence:
- the LOC101217257 gene encoding cytochrome P450 98A2 — MTPPTPFPRKIIYQSHLLNFNNSSKLKPPQNQKLISKGKKMLLSLLPLSFLLLLLLYKIYNRLRFNLPPGPRPLPVVGNLYDVKPVRFRCYTDWAKQYGPIISVWFGSTLNVVVSNTELAREVLKEHDQSLADRHRSRSAAKFSRDGKDLIWADYGPHYVKVRKVCTIELFSPKRLESLRPIREDEVSAMVEDVFNNCTNPEKYGKSLRLREFLGAVSFNNITRLAFGKRFVNSDGVLDEQGLEFKAIVANGLKLGASLAMAEHIPWLRWMFPLEEEAFAKHGARRDRLTRAIMDEHTTARTLSGNVQNHFVDALLTLKDKYDLSEDTIIGLLWDMITAGMDTTAISVEWAMAEIVRSPRVQKKVQEELDKVIGVKRIMTENDFSNLPYLQCVVKEAMRLHPPTPLMLPHRSNANVKIGGYDIPKGSNVHVNVWAVARDPAVWKNPEEFRPERFLEEDIDMKGHDLRLLPFGAGRRVCPGAQLGINLVTSMLGHLLHHFEWTVGPEKKKEEIDMSESPGLVSYMKTPLEAVATPRLNSKLLYKRVAVDM; from the exons ATGACTCCACCAACTCCCTTCCCTCGTAAGATCATATATCAATCTCATCTcctcaacttcaacaattcctcaaaattaaaacccccacaaaaccaaaaattaatatcaaaaggaaaaaaaatgcttctctctctcctccctctctcttttctcctcctcctcctcctctacAAAATCTACAACCGTCTCCGCTTCAACCTTCCTCCAGGGCCACGCCCGCTTCCGGTCGTCGGTAACCTATACGACGTCAAACCCGTCCGGTTCAGATGCTACACCGATTGGGCCAAGCAGTACGGTCCCATCATATCGGTGTGGTTCGGGTCCACGTTGAACGTGGTTGTGTCCAACACCGAGTTAGCCAGGGAGGTTCTGAAGGAGCACGACCAGAGCCTGGCCGACCGCCACCGGAGCAGATCGGCCGCGAAATTTAGCCGGGACGGGAAGGATTTGATTTGGGCGGATTATGGACCGCATTACGTGAAGGTTAGGAAAGTTTGTACCATCGAACTCTTCTCTCCGAAACGACTTGAATCGTTGAGGCCGATTAGAGAAGATGAAGTTTCCGCCATGGTTGAAGATGTTTTCAACAACTGCACTAATCCTg AGAAGTATGGAAAGAGTTTGAGGCTTCGGGAATTTCTGGGAGCAGTTTCGTTCAACAACATCACAAGGCTTGCTTTTGGGAAGAGATTTGTGAATTCCGATGGCGTTTTGGACGAACAGGGCTTGGAATTCAAGGCTATTGTCGCCAATGGCCTCAAGCTCGGCGCCTCCCTTGCCATGGCTGAGCACATTCCTTGGCTCCGTTGGATGTTCCCTCTCGAAGAAGAAGCTTTCGCCAAGCATGGCGCCCGTCGCGACCGTCTCACTCGAGCTATCATGGATGAGCATACCACAGCTCGTACTTTGAGCGGCAATGTCCAGAATCACTTCGTTGATGCTCTCCTCACTCTTAAAGACAAGTACGATCTCAGCGAAGATACTATCATTGGCCTCCTTTGG GATATGATCACAGCCGGCATGGACACGACAGCGATTTCAGTGGAATGGGCAATGGCGGAGATCGTAAGAAGCCCTAGAGTTCAGAAGAAAGTTCAGGAAGAACTAGACAAAGTGATTGGAGTAAAACGAATCATGACAGAGAACGATTTCTCAAATCTTCCATATCTCCAATGCGTCGTAAAAGAGGCAATGAGATTACATCCACCGACGCCATTGATGCTGCCACACCGATCCAACGCCAACGTCAAGATCGGCGGATACGACATCCCCAAAGGCTCAAACGTGCACGTGAACGTCTGGGCAGTAGCACGTGACCCAGCAGTATGGAAGAACCCGGAGGAATTCCGGCCGGAGCGATTCCTAGAAGAGGATATTGACATGAAAGGACACGATCTCCGACTGCTGCCGTTCGGAGCAGGGCGGAGGGTTTGTCCAGGGGCTCAATTGGGGATCAATTTGGTGACATCGATGTTGGGGCATCTACTTCATCACTTTGAATGGACGGTGGGGccggagaagaagaaggaggagaTAGACATGTCAGAGAGCCCTGGATTGGTGTCATACATGAAGACGCCGTTGGAGGCTGTGGCGACTCCAAGGCTGAATTCGAAATTGTTGTACAAACGAGTGGCTGTGGACATGTAA
- the LOC101212451 gene encoding WAT1-related protein At5g07050, translating into MGLFFGHFFQNAMPYIAVIFLQFGYAGLNILSAIALNGGISHYVLVVYRHVFATAIMVPFALILERKFRPKITVKIFIQMFVLALLGPLLDQNLYYMGLKLTSPTIACAIGNMLPSMTFAMAVICKIEKLDLKRVRCRAKLLGTIVTLGGAMLMTFYKGSVVNFLGTKHGPQPNIPSTAVLKHHNKGEYIKGSILLIISNLAWAAFFVLQAITLRKYTAHLSLTALVCFLGTLQAIVATLAMERRLSVWTIGWDWNLLASAYAGIVTTGVAYYVQGLVMKRRGPVFVTAFGPMVVVIVAFMGHFILAEEIYVGGIIGTVVIVIGLYFVLWGMYKESKEKKEEVNGEIIVEAIIGEGIELAIDQKKEEGLTITTIPSMASPNYMEKEH; encoded by the exons ATGGGATTATTCTTTGGCCATTTCTTCCAAAATGCAATGCCATACATCGCAGTCATCTTCCTCCAATTCGGCTACGCCGGACTGAACATCCTCTCTGCCATCGCCCTCAATGGTGGTATCAGTCACTACGTTCTTGTCGTCTACCGTCACGTCTTTGCCACTGCGATCATGGTGCCCTTTGCTCTCATTCTGGAGAG gaAATTTAGACCAAAGATTACAGTTAAGATTTTCATTCAGATGTTCGTTCTTGCTCTTCTTGG GCCATTGCTTGATCAAAACTTATACTACATGGGGCTAAAATTGACATCTCCAACAATCGCTTGCGCCATAGGCAACATGCTTCCTTCAATGACATTTGCTATGGCAGTCATTTGCAA GATAGAAAAGTTGGACTTGAAAAGAGTGAGATGTCGAGCGAAGTTGTTGGGAACAATAGTGACCTTAGGTGGAGCCATGTTGATGACATTTTATAAAGGAAGTGTTGTCAACTTTCTCGGCACAAAGCACGGCCCCCAACCGAACATACCGTCCACGGCCGTGCTCAAGCACCACAACAAGGGAGAGTACATCAAAGGATCCATTTTGCTCATCATCTCCAATTTGGCTTGGGCGGCCTTCTTCGTCCTCCAAGCAATAACATTGAGAAAATACACTGCCCATCTTTCTCTCACCGCCTTGGTTTGCTTTTTGGGAACCCTTCAGGCCATTGTTGCCACCCTTGCCATGGAGCGTCGCCTCTCCGTGTGGACCATCGGTTGGGATTGGAACCTTCTAGCATCCGCTTATGCG GGAATTGTGACGACAGGGGTGGCATATTATGTTCAAGGTTTGGTTATGAAAAGAAGAGGGCCAGTTTTTGTTACAGCTTTTGGTCCTATGGTAGTAGTGATTGTTGCGTTCATGGGTCATTTCATCTTGGCCGAAGAGATTTATGTTGGAGG GATAATTGGAACAGTGGTGATTGTGATAGGGTTATACTTTGTTTTGTGGGGAATGTATAAGGAAAGcaaagagaagaaggaagaagttAATGGAGAGATTATTGTTGAAGCAATAATAGGGGAAGGTATTGAATTAGCAATTGATCAAAAGAAAGAGGAGGGTTTGACCATTACTACTATTCCATCCATGGCTTCACCTAATTACATGGAAAAAGAACACTAA
- the LOC101211966 gene encoding WAT1-related protein At5g07050, whose product MGFLERIGHFFQSANPYIAVISLQFGYAGMNIISVVSLNRGMSHYVLVVYRHAFATAVMAPFALILERKVRPKITFKIFIQMFALALLGPLIDQNFYYVGLKMTSPTFSCAISNMLPSMTFVMAVICRMEKLDLKRVRYQAKLFGTIVTVVGAMLMTFYKGSVINFFSTGHGHQPSTADAAAVNHHNDGEFVKGSILLIIATLAWAAFFILQVITLRKYTAHLSLTTLVCFLGTLQAIVVTLALEHRPGAWAIGWDMNLLAAAYAGIVTSGVAYYVQGLVMKTKGPVFVTAFSPLMMVIVAFMGSFILAEKIYVGGIIGAVLIVIGLYSVLWGKYKESKEKESNGDIVEAMKGGDELPITNEGIEEAIDHQKKEGLAITIPPIEALNMEKRQLQDTR is encoded by the exons ATGGGATTCTTAGAACGCATTGGCCATTTCTTTCAAAGTGCAAACCCATACATCGCAGTCATCTCCCTCCAATTCGGCTACGCTGGAATGAACATCATCTCCGTCGTTTCCCTCAACCGTGGTATGAGCCACTACGTCCTTGTTGTCTACCGTCATGCCTTTGCCACTGCCGTCATGGCACCCTTTGCTCTTATTCTCGAGAG gAAAGTAAGACCGAAGATCACATTTAAGATTTTCATTCAGATGTTTGCTCTTGCTCTTCTTGG ACCACTGATTGATCAAAATTTCTACTACGTGGGGTTGAAAATGACATCCCCAACTTTCTCTTGTGCAATAAGCAACATGCTCCCTTCAATGACATTCGTCATGGCAGTCATTTGCAG GATGGAGAAGTTGGATTTGAAACGAGTGAGATATCAAGCGAAGTTGTTTGGAACGATAGTGACGGTGGTGGGAGCCATGTTGATGACATTTTACAAAGGAAGTGTCATCAACTTCTTCTCGACCGGGCACGGCCACCAACCGTCTACAGCCGACGCAGCTGCGGTTAACCACCACAACGACGGAGAGTTCGTCAAAGGCTCCATATTGCTCATCATCGCCACTCTGGCTTGGGCAGCCTTCTTCATTCTCCAAGTAATAACCTTGAGAAAATACACCGCTCATCTTTCTCTCACTACCTTGGTTTGCTTTTTGGGAACCCTTCAAGCCATTGTCGTTACCCTCGCCTTGGAACACCGTCCTGGCGCCTGGGCCATCGGCTGGGACATGAACCTTCTTGCCGCTGCATATGCG GGGATTGTGACATCAGGGGTGGCATATTATGTTCAAGGTTTGGTTATGAAGACAAAAGGGCCAGTTTTTGTTACAGCTTTTAGTCCATTGATGATGGTTATTGTTGCTTTCATGGGATCTTTCATCTTGGCTGAAAAGATTTATGTTGGAGG GATAATTGGAGCAGTGTTGATTGTAATAGGATTATACTCTGTTTTGTGGGGAAAATACAAGGAAAGCAAAGAGAaggaaagtaatggagatattGTTGAAGCAATGAAAGGTGGAGATGAATTGCCTATAACAAATGAAGGCATTGAAGAAGCAATTGATCATCAAAAGAAAGAGGGTTTGGCCATTACTATTCCACCCATCGAAGCACTTAACATGGAGAAGAGGCAGCTTCAAGACACTCgctga
- the LOC105435130 gene encoding WAT1-related protein At5g07050 isoform X2, which translates to MGLFFGHFFQNAMPYIAVIFLQFGYAGLNILSAIALSGGISHYVLVVYRQVFATAIMAPFALILERKFRPKITVKIFIQMFVLALLGPLLDQNLYYMGLKLTSPTIACAIGNMLPSMTFAMAVICKIEKLDMKRVGCRAKLLGTIVTLCGAMLMTFYKGSIVNFLGTKHGRQPNIPSTAVHNHHNKGEYIKGSILLIISVFAWAAFFVLQAITLRKYTAHLSLTALVCFLGTLQAIVATLAMERRLSVWTIGWDWNLLASAYAGIVTTGVAYYVQGMVMKRRGPVFVTAFGPMVVVIVAFMGHFILAEEIYVGGIIGTVVIVIGLYFVLWGMYKESKEKKEEVNGEIIVEAIIDEGIELAIDQKKEGHLAITTIPSLHGFT; encoded by the exons ATGGGATTATTCTTTGGCCATTTCTTCCAAAATGCAATGCCATACATCGCAGTCATCTTCCTCCAATTCGGCTACGCCGGACTGAACATCCTCTCTGCCATCGCCCTCAGTGGTGGTATCAGTCACTACGTTCTTGTCGTCTACCGTCAGGTCTTTGCTACTGCGATCATGGCGCCCTTTGCTCTCATTCTCGAGAG gaaATTTAGACCAAAGATTACAGTTAAGATTTTCATTCAGATGTTCGTTCTTGCTCTTCTTGG GCCATTGCTTGATCAAAACTTATACTACATGGGGCTAAAATTGACATCTCCAACAATCGCTTGCGCCATAGGCAACATGCTTCCTTCAATGACATTTGCTATGGCAGTCATTTGCAA GATAGAAAAGTTAGATATGAAAAGAGTGGGATGTCGAGCGAAGTTGTTGGGAACAATAGTGACCCTATGTGGAGCCATGTTGATGACATTTTATAAAGGAAGTATCGTCAACTTTCTCGGTACAAAGCACGGCCGCCAACCGAACATACCATCCACGGCCGTGCACAACCACCACAACAAGGGAGAGTACATCAAAGGCTCCATTTTGCTCATCATCTCCGTTTTTGCTTGGGCAGCCTTCTTCGTCCTTCAAGCAATAACCTTGAGAAAATACACAGCTCATCTTTCTCTCACCGCCTTGGTTTGCTTTCTGGGAACCCTTCAGGCTATTGTTGCCACCCTTGCCATGGAGCGTCGCCTTTCCGTGTGGACCATCGGTTGGGATTGGAACCTTCTAGCATCTGCTTATGCG GGAATTGTGACGACAGGGGTGGCATATTATGTTCAAGGTATGGTTATGAAAAGAAGAGGGCCAGTTTTTGTTACAGCTTTTGGTCCTATGGTAGTAGTGATTGTTGCCTTCATGGGTCATTTCATCTTGGCTGAAGAGATTTATGTTGGAGG GATAATTGGAACAGTGGTGATTGTGATAGGGTTATACTTTGTTTTGTGGGGAATGTATAAGGAAAGcaaagagaagaaggaagaagttAATGGAGAGATTATTGTTGAAGCAATAATAGACGAAGGTATTGAATTAGCAATTGATCAAAAGAAAGAGGGACATTTGGCCATTACTACTATTCCATCCCTTCATGGCTTCACCTAA
- the LOC101212206 gene encoding LOW QUALITY PROTEIN: WAT1-related protein At5g07050 (The sequence of the model RefSeq protein was modified relative to this genomic sequence to represent the inferred CDS: deleted 2 bases in 2 codons), with translation MGLESLGLFFHNARKLRPKITFIIFVQVFILPLLGPVIDQNLNYMGLKVTSPTISGAIAGNVFPSMAFSMAIICNIEKLDLKRVGCRAKLLGTIVTLCGAMLMTFYKGSIVNFLGTKHGHQPNIPSTAVHNHHNKGEYIKGSILLIISVFVWAAFFVLQAITLRKYTAHLSLTALVCFLGTLQAIVATLAMERRLSVWTIGWDWNLLASAYAGIVTTGVAYYVQGMVMKRRGPVFVTAFGPMVVVIVAFMGHFILAEEIYVGGIIGTVVIVIGLYFVLWGMYKESKEKKEEVNGEIIVEAIIDEGDHHDHQLPMINEGIELAIDQKKEGLTITTIPSMASPNYMEKEH, from the exons ATGGGATTAGAATCCCTTGGCCTTTTCTTCCACAATGCAAG aAAACTAAGACCCAAGattacatttataattttcgtTCAGGTATTcattcttcctcttcttgg GCCTGTGATTGATCAAAACTTAAACTACATGGGGCTAAAAGTGACTTCTCCAACAATCAGTGGCGCCATAGCT GGCAACGTGTTTCCTTCAATGGCATTCTCCATGGCAATCATTTGCAA CATAGAAAAGTTAGACTTGAAAAGAGTGGGATGCCGAGCGAAGTTGTTGGGAACAATAGTGACTCTATGTGGAGCCATGTTGATGACATTTTATAAAGGAAGTATCGTCAACTTTCTCGGTACAAAGCACGGCCACCAACCGAACATACCATCCACGGCCGTGCACAACCACCACAACAAGGGAGAGTACATCAAAGGCTCCATTTTGCTCATCATCTCCGTTTTTGTTTGGGCAGCCTTCTTCGTCCTTCAAGCAATAACCTTGAGAAAATACACAGCTCATCTTTCTCTCACCGCCTTGGTT TGCTTTCTGGGAACCCTTCAGGCTATTGTTGCCACCCTTGCCATGGAGCGTCGCCTTTCCGTGTGGACCATCGGTTGGGATTGGAACCTTCTAGCATCTGCTTATGCG GGAATTGTGACGACAGGGGTGGCATATTATGTTCAAGGTATGGTTATGAAAAGAAGAGGGCCAGTTTTTGTTACAGCTTTTGGTCCTATGGTAGTAGTGATTGTTGCCTTCATGGGTCATTTCATCTTGGCTGAAGAGATTTATGTTGGAGG GATAATTGGAACAGTGGTGATTGTGATAGGGTTATACTTTGTTTTGTGGGGAATGTATAAGGAAAGcaaagagaagaaggaagaagttAATGGAGAGATTATTGTTGAAGCAATAATAGACGAAGGTGATCATCATGATCATCAATTGCCTATGATAAATGAAGGTATTGAATTAGCAATTGATCAAAAGAAAGAGGGTTTGACCATTACTACTATTCCATCCATGGCTTCACCTAATTACATGGAAAAAGAACACTAA
- the LOC105435130 gene encoding WAT1-related protein At5g07050 isoform X1 — translation MGLFFGHFFQNAMPYIAVIFLQFGYAGLNILSAIALSGGISHYVLVVYRQVFATAIMAPFALILERKFRPKITVKIFIQMFVLALLGPLLDQNLYYMGLKLTSPTIACAIGNMLPSMTFAMAVICKYFKPWIEKLDMKRVGCRAKLLGTIVTLCGAMLMTFYKGSIVNFLGTKHGRQPNIPSTAVHNHHNKGEYIKGSILLIISVFAWAAFFVLQAITLRKYTAHLSLTALVCFLGTLQAIVATLAMERRLSVWTIGWDWNLLASAYAGIVTTGVAYYVQGMVMKRRGPVFVTAFGPMVVVIVAFMGHFILAEEIYVGGIIGTVVIVIGLYFVLWGMYKESKEKKEEVNGEIIVEAIIDEGIELAIDQKKEGHLAITTIPSLHGFT, via the exons ATGGGATTATTCTTTGGCCATTTCTTCCAAAATGCAATGCCATACATCGCAGTCATCTTCCTCCAATTCGGCTACGCCGGACTGAACATCCTCTCTGCCATCGCCCTCAGTGGTGGTATCAGTCACTACGTTCTTGTCGTCTACCGTCAGGTCTTTGCTACTGCGATCATGGCGCCCTTTGCTCTCATTCTCGAGAG gaaATTTAGACCAAAGATTACAGTTAAGATTTTCATTCAGATGTTCGTTCTTGCTCTTCTTGG GCCATTGCTTGATCAAAACTTATACTACATGGGGCTAAAATTGACATCTCCAACAATCGCTTGCGCCATAGGCAACATGCTTCCTTCAATGACATTTGCTATGGCAGTCATTTGCAAGTACTTTAAACCTTG GATAGAAAAGTTAGATATGAAAAGAGTGGGATGTCGAGCGAAGTTGTTGGGAACAATAGTGACCCTATGTGGAGCCATGTTGATGACATTTTATAAAGGAAGTATCGTCAACTTTCTCGGTACAAAGCACGGCCGCCAACCGAACATACCATCCACGGCCGTGCACAACCACCACAACAAGGGAGAGTACATCAAAGGCTCCATTTTGCTCATCATCTCCGTTTTTGCTTGGGCAGCCTTCTTCGTCCTTCAAGCAATAACCTTGAGAAAATACACAGCTCATCTTTCTCTCACCGCCTTGGTTTGCTTTCTGGGAACCCTTCAGGCTATTGTTGCCACCCTTGCCATGGAGCGTCGCCTTTCCGTGTGGACCATCGGTTGGGATTGGAACCTTCTAGCATCTGCTTATGCG GGAATTGTGACGACAGGGGTGGCATATTATGTTCAAGGTATGGTTATGAAAAGAAGAGGGCCAGTTTTTGTTACAGCTTTTGGTCCTATGGTAGTAGTGATTGTTGCCTTCATGGGTCATTTCATCTTGGCTGAAGAGATTTATGTTGGAGG GATAATTGGAACAGTGGTGATTGTGATAGGGTTATACTTTGTTTTGTGGGGAATGTATAAGGAAAGcaaagagaagaaggaagaagttAATGGAGAGATTATTGTTGAAGCAATAATAGACGAAGGTATTGAATTAGCAATTGATCAAAAGAAAGAGGGACATTTGGCCATTACTACTATTCCATCCCTTCATGGCTTCACCTAA